The Musa acuminata AAA Group cultivar baxijiao chromosome BXJ1-3, Cavendish_Baxijiao_AAA, whole genome shotgun sequence genome window below encodes:
- the LOC135633527 gene encoding actin-related protein 8-like isoform X1: MRRRSIQSTSAASSSSRHFDPPTNPHPRRTLDWVPIIWHRIRALLQVLVAVVLRKFWGSVPSRPGSTSNRESAEDDHNNTSMGDLDRLPTDVFVQVLKLLGPKEAARSGLVCKSWKVLVSDNRLWVFFLTHGKHPFDTVLFAETHLRSGPMLYFDHSQQISFMHIFAERAIVSGAIIVDGGSGYCKYGWSKYAAPSGRCATFLEFGNLESPVHSRLHHFFSTIYSRMQVRASSHPIIVSVPICYPEDTEAARASRRQLREAIYSVLFDMNAPAVCAIDQAVLALYAARRTSGIVVNIGFNVTSVVPILRGKVMHEVGIEVLALGALKLTGFLKELMQQRNINFQSLYTVRTIKEKLCYVASDYDAELHKDTKQSCEVASEGLFTLSKECFQTGEILFQPHIGGLHSMGLHQAVALCMNHCLAAEVATNDGWFKTVVLAGGTSCLPGLPERLEKELHKLLPPLISEGIKVIPPPYGTDSAWFGAKIISNETTAGELKKTDPYGIKRATHVTKISQLSGIFGGCSWLVKYFCQG; this comes from the exons ATGAGAAGGAGATCGATCCAGTCCACTTCTGCCGCATCTTCATCTTCCCGCCACTTCGATCCTCCCACAAACCCGCACCCCCGCCGAACCCTAGATTGGGTTCCGATCATATGGCACCGAATTCGCGCACTCCTTCAAGTCCTGGTGGCGGTGGTGCTAAGAAAGTTTTGGGGCTCTGTCCCGAGCCGCCCCGGATCAACTTCGAACCGCGAGTCCGCCGAAGATGATCACAACAACACATCCATGGGTGATCTCGATCGTCTGCCCACCGATGTCTTCGTGCAGGTACTGAAGCTCCTCGGGCCGAAGGAGGCCGCCAGGTCGGGCCTCGTGTGCAAGTCGTGGAAGGTTTTGGTGTCGGACAATAGGCTCTGGGTCTTCTTCCTAACGCATGGGAAGCATCCATTCGACACCGTGCTATTTGCTGAGACGCACTTGAGATCAGGGCCGAT GTTGTACTTTGATCACTCGCAGCAAATATCCTTCATGCACATCTTTGCAGAACGTGCCATAGTTTCAGGTGCCATTATTGTTGATG GTGGATCTGGTTATTGCAAATATGGTTGGAGCAAATATGCTGCTCCATCTGGACGTTGTGCAACATTTTTG GAATTTGGCAACCTGGAGTCTCCAGTGCATTCAAGGCTTCACCATTTTTTCTCGACAATCTACAGCAG GATGCAGGTGAGGGCATCATCTCATCCAATAATTGTCTCTGTTCCAATCTGCTACCCTGAGG ATACTGAAGCTGCCAGAGCATCTAGGAGGCAATTGAGAGAGGCAATATACTCGGTCCTGTTTGATATGAATGCTCCGGCAGTTTGTGCCATTGATCAA GCTGTTTTAGCTTTATATGCAGCGAGACGGACTTCTGGAATTGTTGTTAATATCGGTTTCAATGTCACCTCAGTAGTCCCAA TTCTTAGAGGCAAGGTGATGCATGAAGTGGGAATTGAAGTGTTGGCATTAGGTGCTCTAAAACTTACTGGATTTCTCAAGGAACTAATGCAGCAGAGAAATATAAATTTTCAGTCTCTATATACTGTTCGAACAATCAAGGAG AAACTGTGCTATGTGGCCTCTGATTATGATGCAGAGTTGCATAAAGATACCAAACAATCATGTGAAGTTGCAAGTGAGGGTTTGTTCACCCTATCAAAAGAATGCTTCCAAACCGGAGAGATTctttttcagccacatattggggGACT GCATTCAATGGGTTTGCATCAAGCTGTAGCTTTGTGTATGAACCACTGCTTAGCTGCTGAAGTTGCGACTAATGATGGATGGTTTAAAACCGTCGTTTTGGCTGGTGGAACATCATGCTTACCAGGATTGCCCG AGAGGTTGGAGAAAGAGCTCCACAAACTTCTTCCACCATTAATTTCTGAAGGAATAAAAGTAATTCCTCCACCATATGGCACTGATTCTGCCTGGTTTGGAGCAAAGATCATCAGCAAT GAAACTACAGCAGGAGAGCTGAAAAAGACTGATCCCTATGGAATTAAGAGAGCAACACACGTCACCAAGATATCACAGCTCTCTGGAATTTTTGGCGGTTGCAGCTGGTTAGTCAAATATTTTTGTCAAGGCTGA
- the LOC135633527 gene encoding actin-related protein 8-like isoform X4: MRRRSIQSTSAASSSSRHFDPPTNPHPRRTLDWVPIIWHRIRALLQVLVAVVLRKFWGSVPSRPGSTSNRESAEDDHNNTSMGDLDRLPTDVFVQVLKLLGPKEAARSGLVCKSWKVLVSDNRLWVFFLTHGKHPFDTVLFAETHLRSGPMLYFDHSQQISFMHIFAERAIVSGAIIVDGGSGYCKYGWSKYAAPSGRCATFLEFGNLESPVHSRLHHFFSTIYSRMQVRASSHPIIVSVPICYPEDTEAARASRRQLREAIYSVLFDMNAPAVCAIDQAVLALYAARRTSGIVVNIGFNVTSVVPILRGKVMHEVGIEVLALGALKLTGFLKELMQQRNINFQSLYTVRTIKEKLCYVASDYDAELHKDTKQSCEVASEGLFTLSKECFQTGEILFQPHIGGLHSMGLHQAVALCMNHCLAAEVATNDGWFKTVVLAGGTSCLPGLPERLEKELHKLLPPLISEGIKVIPPPYGTDSAWFGAKIISNNNEHKHNPLACKTKFGCLMHKR, from the exons ATGAGAAGGAGATCGATCCAGTCCACTTCTGCCGCATCTTCATCTTCCCGCCACTTCGATCCTCCCACAAACCCGCACCCCCGCCGAACCCTAGATTGGGTTCCGATCATATGGCACCGAATTCGCGCACTCCTTCAAGTCCTGGTGGCGGTGGTGCTAAGAAAGTTTTGGGGCTCTGTCCCGAGCCGCCCCGGATCAACTTCGAACCGCGAGTCCGCCGAAGATGATCACAACAACACATCCATGGGTGATCTCGATCGTCTGCCCACCGATGTCTTCGTGCAGGTACTGAAGCTCCTCGGGCCGAAGGAGGCCGCCAGGTCGGGCCTCGTGTGCAAGTCGTGGAAGGTTTTGGTGTCGGACAATAGGCTCTGGGTCTTCTTCCTAACGCATGGGAAGCATCCATTCGACACCGTGCTATTTGCTGAGACGCACTTGAGATCAGGGCCGAT GTTGTACTTTGATCACTCGCAGCAAATATCCTTCATGCACATCTTTGCAGAACGTGCCATAGTTTCAGGTGCCATTATTGTTGATG GTGGATCTGGTTATTGCAAATATGGTTGGAGCAAATATGCTGCTCCATCTGGACGTTGTGCAACATTTTTG GAATTTGGCAACCTGGAGTCTCCAGTGCATTCAAGGCTTCACCATTTTTTCTCGACAATCTACAGCAG GATGCAGGTGAGGGCATCATCTCATCCAATAATTGTCTCTGTTCCAATCTGCTACCCTGAGG ATACTGAAGCTGCCAGAGCATCTAGGAGGCAATTGAGAGAGGCAATATACTCGGTCCTGTTTGATATGAATGCTCCGGCAGTTTGTGCCATTGATCAA GCTGTTTTAGCTTTATATGCAGCGAGACGGACTTCTGGAATTGTTGTTAATATCGGTTTCAATGTCACCTCAGTAGTCCCAA TTCTTAGAGGCAAGGTGATGCATGAAGTGGGAATTGAAGTGTTGGCATTAGGTGCTCTAAAACTTACTGGATTTCTCAAGGAACTAATGCAGCAGAGAAATATAAATTTTCAGTCTCTATATACTGTTCGAACAATCAAGGAG AAACTGTGCTATGTGGCCTCTGATTATGATGCAGAGTTGCATAAAGATACCAAACAATCATGTGAAGTTGCAAGTGAGGGTTTGTTCACCCTATCAAAAGAATGCTTCCAAACCGGAGAGATTctttttcagccacatattggggGACT GCATTCAATGGGTTTGCATCAAGCTGTAGCTTTGTGTATGAACCACTGCTTAGCTGCTGAAGTTGCGACTAATGATGGATGGTTTAAAACCGTCGTTTTGGCTGGTGGAACATCATGCTTACCAGGATTGCCCG AGAGGTTGGAGAAAGAGCTCCACAAACTTCTTCCACCATTAATTTCTGAAGGAATAAAAGTAATTCCTCCACCATATGGCACTGATTCTGCCTGGTTTGGAGCAAAGATCATCAGCAAT AACAATGAACACAAGCACAACCCCCTTGCGTGCAAAACTAAATTTGGGTGCTTAATGCACAAAAGATAA
- the LOC135633527 gene encoding actin-related protein 8-like isoform X5, whose product MRRRSIQSTSAASSSSRHFDPPTNPHPRRTLDWVPIIWHRIRALLQVLVAVVLRKFWGSVPSRPGSTSNRESAEDDHNNTSMGDLDRLPTDVFVQVLKLLGPKEAARSGLVCKSWKVLVSDNRLWVFFLTHGKHPFDTVLFAETHLRSGPMLYFDHSQQISFMHIFAERAIVSGAIIVDGGSGYCKYGWSKYAAPSGRCATFLEFGNLESPVHSRLHHFFSTIYSRMQVRASSHPIIVSVPICYPEDTEAARASRRQLREAIYSVLFDMNAPAVCAIDQAVLALYAARRTSGIVVNIGFNVTSVVPILRGKVMHEVGIEVLALGALKLTGFLKELMQQRNINFQSLYTVRTIKEKLCYVASDYDAELHKDTKQSCEVASEGLFTLSKECFQTGEILFQPHIGGLHSMGLHQAVALCMNHCLAAEVATNDGWFKTVVLAGGTSCLPGLPERLEKELHKLLPPLISEGIKVIPPPYGTDSAWFGAKIISNIRTMNTSTTPLRAKLNLGA is encoded by the exons ATGAGAAGGAGATCGATCCAGTCCACTTCTGCCGCATCTTCATCTTCCCGCCACTTCGATCCTCCCACAAACCCGCACCCCCGCCGAACCCTAGATTGGGTTCCGATCATATGGCACCGAATTCGCGCACTCCTTCAAGTCCTGGTGGCGGTGGTGCTAAGAAAGTTTTGGGGCTCTGTCCCGAGCCGCCCCGGATCAACTTCGAACCGCGAGTCCGCCGAAGATGATCACAACAACACATCCATGGGTGATCTCGATCGTCTGCCCACCGATGTCTTCGTGCAGGTACTGAAGCTCCTCGGGCCGAAGGAGGCCGCCAGGTCGGGCCTCGTGTGCAAGTCGTGGAAGGTTTTGGTGTCGGACAATAGGCTCTGGGTCTTCTTCCTAACGCATGGGAAGCATCCATTCGACACCGTGCTATTTGCTGAGACGCACTTGAGATCAGGGCCGAT GTTGTACTTTGATCACTCGCAGCAAATATCCTTCATGCACATCTTTGCAGAACGTGCCATAGTTTCAGGTGCCATTATTGTTGATG GTGGATCTGGTTATTGCAAATATGGTTGGAGCAAATATGCTGCTCCATCTGGACGTTGTGCAACATTTTTG GAATTTGGCAACCTGGAGTCTCCAGTGCATTCAAGGCTTCACCATTTTTTCTCGACAATCTACAGCAG GATGCAGGTGAGGGCATCATCTCATCCAATAATTGTCTCTGTTCCAATCTGCTACCCTGAGG ATACTGAAGCTGCCAGAGCATCTAGGAGGCAATTGAGAGAGGCAATATACTCGGTCCTGTTTGATATGAATGCTCCGGCAGTTTGTGCCATTGATCAA GCTGTTTTAGCTTTATATGCAGCGAGACGGACTTCTGGAATTGTTGTTAATATCGGTTTCAATGTCACCTCAGTAGTCCCAA TTCTTAGAGGCAAGGTGATGCATGAAGTGGGAATTGAAGTGTTGGCATTAGGTGCTCTAAAACTTACTGGATTTCTCAAGGAACTAATGCAGCAGAGAAATATAAATTTTCAGTCTCTATATACTGTTCGAACAATCAAGGAG AAACTGTGCTATGTGGCCTCTGATTATGATGCAGAGTTGCATAAAGATACCAAACAATCATGTGAAGTTGCAAGTGAGGGTTTGTTCACCCTATCAAAAGAATGCTTCCAAACCGGAGAGATTctttttcagccacatattggggGACT GCATTCAATGGGTTTGCATCAAGCTGTAGCTTTGTGTATGAACCACTGCTTAGCTGCTGAAGTTGCGACTAATGATGGATGGTTTAAAACCGTCGTTTTGGCTGGTGGAACATCATGCTTACCAGGATTGCCCG AGAGGTTGGAGAAAGAGCTCCACAAACTTCTTCCACCATTAATTTCTGAAGGAATAAAAGTAATTCCTCCACCATATGGCACTGATTCTGCCTGGTTTGGAGCAAAGATCATCAGCAAT ATCAGAACAATGAACACAAGCACAACCCCCTTGCGTGCAAAACTAAATTTGGGTGCTTAA
- the LOC135633527 gene encoding actin-related protein 8-like isoform X2: MRRRSIQSTSAASSSSRHFDPPTNPHPRRTLDWVPIIWHRIRALLQVLVAVVLRKFWGSVPSRPGSTSNRESAEDDHNNTSMGDLDRLPTDVFVQVLKLLGPKEAARSGLVCKSWKVLVSDNRLWVFFLTHGKHPFDTVLFAETHLRSGPMLYFDHSQQISFMHIFAERAIVSGAIIVDGGSGYCKYGWSKYAAPSGRCATFLEFGNLESPVHSRLHHFFSTIYSRMQVRASSHPIIVSVPICYPEDTEAARASRRQLREAIYSVLFDMNAPAVCAIDQAVLALYAARRTSGIVVNIGFNVTSVVPILRGKVMHEVGIEVLALGALKLTGFLKELMQQRNINFQSLYTVRTIKEKLCYVASDYDAELHKDTKQSCEVASEGLFTLSKECFQTGEILFQPHIGGLHSMGLHQAVALCMNHCLAAEVATNDGWFKTVVLAGGTSCLPGLPERLEKELHKLLPPLISEGIKVIPPPYGTDSAWFGAKIISNAIFMIYWIMAPSSISGSEMTCFPRETNKK, encoded by the exons ATGAGAAGGAGATCGATCCAGTCCACTTCTGCCGCATCTTCATCTTCCCGCCACTTCGATCCTCCCACAAACCCGCACCCCCGCCGAACCCTAGATTGGGTTCCGATCATATGGCACCGAATTCGCGCACTCCTTCAAGTCCTGGTGGCGGTGGTGCTAAGAAAGTTTTGGGGCTCTGTCCCGAGCCGCCCCGGATCAACTTCGAACCGCGAGTCCGCCGAAGATGATCACAACAACACATCCATGGGTGATCTCGATCGTCTGCCCACCGATGTCTTCGTGCAGGTACTGAAGCTCCTCGGGCCGAAGGAGGCCGCCAGGTCGGGCCTCGTGTGCAAGTCGTGGAAGGTTTTGGTGTCGGACAATAGGCTCTGGGTCTTCTTCCTAACGCATGGGAAGCATCCATTCGACACCGTGCTATTTGCTGAGACGCACTTGAGATCAGGGCCGAT GTTGTACTTTGATCACTCGCAGCAAATATCCTTCATGCACATCTTTGCAGAACGTGCCATAGTTTCAGGTGCCATTATTGTTGATG GTGGATCTGGTTATTGCAAATATGGTTGGAGCAAATATGCTGCTCCATCTGGACGTTGTGCAACATTTTTG GAATTTGGCAACCTGGAGTCTCCAGTGCATTCAAGGCTTCACCATTTTTTCTCGACAATCTACAGCAG GATGCAGGTGAGGGCATCATCTCATCCAATAATTGTCTCTGTTCCAATCTGCTACCCTGAGG ATACTGAAGCTGCCAGAGCATCTAGGAGGCAATTGAGAGAGGCAATATACTCGGTCCTGTTTGATATGAATGCTCCGGCAGTTTGTGCCATTGATCAA GCTGTTTTAGCTTTATATGCAGCGAGACGGACTTCTGGAATTGTTGTTAATATCGGTTTCAATGTCACCTCAGTAGTCCCAA TTCTTAGAGGCAAGGTGATGCATGAAGTGGGAATTGAAGTGTTGGCATTAGGTGCTCTAAAACTTACTGGATTTCTCAAGGAACTAATGCAGCAGAGAAATATAAATTTTCAGTCTCTATATACTGTTCGAACAATCAAGGAG AAACTGTGCTATGTGGCCTCTGATTATGATGCAGAGTTGCATAAAGATACCAAACAATCATGTGAAGTTGCAAGTGAGGGTTTGTTCACCCTATCAAAAGAATGCTTCCAAACCGGAGAGATTctttttcagccacatattggggGACT GCATTCAATGGGTTTGCATCAAGCTGTAGCTTTGTGTATGAACCACTGCTTAGCTGCTGAAGTTGCGACTAATGATGGATGGTTTAAAACCGTCGTTTTGGCTGGTGGAACATCATGCTTACCAGGATTGCCCG AGAGGTTGGAGAAAGAGCTCCACAAACTTCTTCCACCATTAATTTCTGAAGGAATAAAAGTAATTCCTCCACCATATGGCACTGATTCTGCCTGGTTTGGAGCAAAGATCATCAGCAAT
- the LOC135633527 gene encoding actin-related protein 8-like isoform X3 — MRRRSIQSTSAASSSSRHFDPPTNPHPRRTLDWVPIIWHRIRALLQVLVAVVLRKFWGSVPSRPGSTSNRESAEDDHNNTSMGDLDRLPTDVFVQVLKLLGPKEAARSGLVCKSWKVLVSDNRLWVFFLTHGKHPFDTVLFAETHLRSGPMLYFDHSQQISFMHIFAERAIVSGAIIVDGGSGYCKYGWSKYAAPSGRCATFLEFGNLESPVHSRLHHFFSTIYSRMQVRASSHPIIVSVPICYPEDTEAARASRRQLREAIYSVLFDMNAPAVCAIDQAVLALYAARRTSGIVVNIGFNVTSVVPILRGKVMHEVGIEVLALGALKLTGFLKELMQQRNINFQSLYTVRTIKEKLCYVASDYDAELHKDTKQSCEVASEGLFTLSKECFQTGEILFQPHIGGLHSMGLHQAVALCMNHCLAAEVATNDGWFKTVVLAGGTSCLPGLPERLEKELHKLLPPLISEGIKVIPPPYGTDSAWFGAKIISNVSTFCDAWCITKKQFRQNPRRISGD, encoded by the exons ATGAGAAGGAGATCGATCCAGTCCACTTCTGCCGCATCTTCATCTTCCCGCCACTTCGATCCTCCCACAAACCCGCACCCCCGCCGAACCCTAGATTGGGTTCCGATCATATGGCACCGAATTCGCGCACTCCTTCAAGTCCTGGTGGCGGTGGTGCTAAGAAAGTTTTGGGGCTCTGTCCCGAGCCGCCCCGGATCAACTTCGAACCGCGAGTCCGCCGAAGATGATCACAACAACACATCCATGGGTGATCTCGATCGTCTGCCCACCGATGTCTTCGTGCAGGTACTGAAGCTCCTCGGGCCGAAGGAGGCCGCCAGGTCGGGCCTCGTGTGCAAGTCGTGGAAGGTTTTGGTGTCGGACAATAGGCTCTGGGTCTTCTTCCTAACGCATGGGAAGCATCCATTCGACACCGTGCTATTTGCTGAGACGCACTTGAGATCAGGGCCGAT GTTGTACTTTGATCACTCGCAGCAAATATCCTTCATGCACATCTTTGCAGAACGTGCCATAGTTTCAGGTGCCATTATTGTTGATG GTGGATCTGGTTATTGCAAATATGGTTGGAGCAAATATGCTGCTCCATCTGGACGTTGTGCAACATTTTTG GAATTTGGCAACCTGGAGTCTCCAGTGCATTCAAGGCTTCACCATTTTTTCTCGACAATCTACAGCAG GATGCAGGTGAGGGCATCATCTCATCCAATAATTGTCTCTGTTCCAATCTGCTACCCTGAGG ATACTGAAGCTGCCAGAGCATCTAGGAGGCAATTGAGAGAGGCAATATACTCGGTCCTGTTTGATATGAATGCTCCGGCAGTTTGTGCCATTGATCAA GCTGTTTTAGCTTTATATGCAGCGAGACGGACTTCTGGAATTGTTGTTAATATCGGTTTCAATGTCACCTCAGTAGTCCCAA TTCTTAGAGGCAAGGTGATGCATGAAGTGGGAATTGAAGTGTTGGCATTAGGTGCTCTAAAACTTACTGGATTTCTCAAGGAACTAATGCAGCAGAGAAATATAAATTTTCAGTCTCTATATACTGTTCGAACAATCAAGGAG AAACTGTGCTATGTGGCCTCTGATTATGATGCAGAGTTGCATAAAGATACCAAACAATCATGTGAAGTTGCAAGTGAGGGTTTGTTCACCCTATCAAAAGAATGCTTCCAAACCGGAGAGATTctttttcagccacatattggggGACT GCATTCAATGGGTTTGCATCAAGCTGTAGCTTTGTGTATGAACCACTGCTTAGCTGCTGAAGTTGCGACTAATGATGGATGGTTTAAAACCGTCGTTTTGGCTGGTGGAACATCATGCTTACCAGGATTGCCCG AGAGGTTGGAGAAAGAGCTCCACAAACTTCTTCCACCATTAATTTCTGAAGGAATAAAAGTAATTCCTCCACCATATGGCACTGATTCTGCCTGGTTTGGAGCAAAGATCATCAGCAAT